The genomic interval CAACGCGGCGCTCGTCTGGCTCACCCAATCCTGAGAGGTCACGCCCGGAACGATCGACGCCGTCCCGACAGGGCCGATGCTGATCGTGATCCGCGAGATGTTCCCGGCGGTGTCGCCCACCTGGAACGTGAACTTCGGACCGGTCAACAGCGTGATCCCGTTGAACACGGTGCTCTGGGTGATCCGGTCGATCTCGGTGAGCAGCGCATCGACTTCCTTGGCGATGGCAGCGCGGTTGGACGTGTTGAACGTGCTGTCCGCCGCCGCGACGGCGAGCTCCTTGAGCCGCGCCATCATCGAGTTGAGCTGCTCCATGCCGCCGTCTGCCGTCTGGAACAGCGCAATCGCCTGCTGGATGTTCCGGTTCGCCTGCTTCAGCCCGGCGATCTGAGCCCGCATCTGCTCCGACACGAACAGACCCGCGGCGTCATCCGCTGCGCGGACGATCCGAAGCCCGGACGATAGACGTTCCATCGTCTTGCGGGCGTCGACTTCGGTGATCCCCAAGTGACGGCGCGCGTTGATGGACGTGATGTTCTGGTTGATGCGAAACATGCGGTTGCCCCCATCATCCTCGTTGCGCGTGCACGGCTAGCTCGGCGTCCCGGATGACTCGCCGACTAACCCAGCGCTCCGAGGAGATTCAGCGCGTTCTGCGGGAGCAGGTTCGCCTGGTTCAGCACGGCGGTTCCCGCCTGAACGAGGATCTGCGCGCGCGTCAACGCCGACGTCTCCGCCGCGAAGTCCGCGTCGCGGATCACCGATTCGGCGTTCGTCGTGTTCTCCGTCTGGATGTTGATGTTCGCGCCTGTGCGCTCCAAGCGGTTCTGAACCGCTCCGAGCCGCGCTCGGACCGACACGACGAAGTCGATCGCCGACGAGATCTGCGTCAGATACGAGTCCACGATGGTCGGCATCTGGACGTATGCCATGCTGCCCAGACCCGTCGAGTTGAACATCAACGCGAAGGTTCCGAACAGCGTGTTCGTATCGACGGTGACGACGCCGAAGTTGATCTTGTCGAACGTGTACTCGCCCACCTGGAAGGTGATGCTTGTCGGAGGCGGAACGAACAGGGTGATCCCGTTGAACTTGACCCCTCGGATGATCCGGTCCATCTCCTGGAAGAGCTGGTCGGCTTCGACCTGGATCCCTTTCTCGCGCTGCGCTGGGCTGTATGTGCCGTCAGCA from Candidatus Poribacteria bacterium carries:
- a CDS encoding flagellin FliC, which codes for MFRINNNIAALQAHRHLSTSGRDTTRAIEHLSSGLRINKAADDAAGMFVSEQMRAQIAAYKAANRNVAQGVSLLQVMEGGLEQMTGMLTRLKELAIQAADGTYSPAQREKGIQVEADQLFQEMDRIIRGVKFNGITLFVPPPTSITFQVGEYTFDKINFGVVTVDTNTLFGTFALMFNSTGLGSMAYVQMPTIVDSYLTQISSAIDFVVSVRARLGAVQNRLERTGANINIQTENTTNAESVIRDADFAAETSALTRAQILVQAGTAVLNQANLLPQNALNLLGALG
- a CDS encoding flagellin FliC; protein product: MFRINQNITSINARRHLGITEVDARKTMERLSSGLRIVRAADDAAGLFVSEQMRAQIAGLKQANRNIQQAIALFQTADGGMEQLNSMMARLKELAVAAADSTFNTSNRAAIAKEVDALLTEIDRITQSTVFNGITLLTGPKFTFQVGDTAGNISRITISIGPVGTASIVPGVTSQDWVSQTSAALVIASLELGIASLSSVRTEVGAAQNRMERALANVQMQIENHSNSESIIRDADFAMETAALTRAQILVQAGTSVLNQANLLPQNAITLLQQF